In a genomic window of Thermosynechococcus sp. CL-1:
- a CDS encoding dihydroorotase has translation MVWRLLQQVRLLDPVNRQDQRADVLLAADQLAAIAPQEVPPDTEVIDASAWVLAPPLVDLYSHSGQPGYEARETLETLLAAAAAGGVQHLTLLPTTNPVIDHPAVWQALQQEIPTTAWSQVRVWGALTQGCQGTALTDLAELAASGVVGFCDDRGLTHWPLVQRALTYLQPLGKPVALWPFDPALAANGVARQSGVATRLGLVEQLVCCETIPLLAILELARTVSTPIHLMRLSTARSVEILAKDKPEQVSASVSWLHLLFTVEDLASYDPHLRLDPPLGTASDRQALIEGLKTGVIEAIAIDHTPLLYEEKMVSFAEALPGAIGLELALPALWQELVVNNTLSALDLWHALSTAPARILSIEPPRLELNSRHFVLFDPNVTWTVTHQSLRSRARNTPFWQHSLRGQLVPFSPSINSGRTH, from the coding sequence ATGGTGTGGCGACTGTTGCAACAGGTGCGGCTGCTGGATCCGGTCAACCGCCAAGATCAACGCGCCGATGTGCTGCTGGCGGCGGATCAATTGGCGGCGATCGCCCCCCAAGAGGTACCCCCTGATACAGAAGTGATTGATGCTTCAGCTTGGGTGCTGGCACCCCCCTTGGTGGATCTCTACAGCCACAGTGGTCAACCCGGTTATGAGGCGCGAGAAACCCTTGAGACACTCTTGGCCGCTGCCGCTGCCGGTGGGGTTCAGCATTTAACCCTCTTACCGACTACAAACCCCGTGATTGACCATCCTGCTGTTTGGCAAGCGCTGCAACAGGAGATACCAACCACCGCTTGGTCACAGGTCCGGGTTTGGGGCGCACTCACCCAAGGATGCCAAGGGACGGCTTTAACCGATTTAGCGGAACTAGCCGCCAGTGGGGTAGTTGGCTTTTGTGATGATCGGGGGTTGACCCATTGGCCTTTGGTGCAGCGGGCACTCACCTATCTCCAGCCCCTAGGCAAACCCGTTGCCCTTTGGCCCTTTGACCCGGCCTTGGCCGCCAATGGGGTGGCGCGGCAAAGTGGGGTAGCCACTCGTCTCGGATTGGTGGAGCAACTGGTCTGCTGTGAAACCATTCCCCTATTGGCGATTTTGGAATTGGCACGCACCGTCTCAACCCCAATTCACCTCATGCGCCTGTCAACCGCTCGCAGTGTCGAGATTCTCGCTAAGGACAAACCTGAACAGGTCAGTGCCAGTGTGTCGTGGTTACATTTGCTCTTTACGGTTGAGGATCTAGCCAGTTACGATCCGCATCTGCGCCTTGACCCGCCCCTAGGAACGGCCAGCGATCGCCAAGCCCTGATCGAAGGACTCAAAACGGGGGTTATTGAGGCGATTGCCATTGACCACACCCCCTTGCTCTATGAAGAAAAAATGGTTTCCTTTGCCGAGGCACTCCCCGGTGCCATTGGTCTCGAATTAGCCCTACCCGCCCTCTGGCAGGAACTAGTAGTGAATAATACCTTGAGCGCCCTTGACCTCTGGCACGCCCTCAGTACGGCACCGGCGCGGATTTTGAGCATTGAGCCACCCCGCCTCGAACTGAACAGTCGCCACTTTGTGCTTTTTGATCCAAACGTGACTTGGACAGTGACGCACCAAAGCCTGCGATCGCGCGCTCGCAATACGCCCTTTTGGCAGCACTCCCTGCGGGGTCAATTAGTGCCCTTTTCACCCAGCATCAACTCTGGCCGCACCCACTGA
- a CDS encoding cation diffusion facilitator family transporter: MSDCGCHIEARNAAERKTLRIVLLINVLMFFMEVITGILAHSTALIADSLDMLADALVYGLSLYAVGRSPRHKTRAAGLSGLFQMTLAVLILGDVIRRFVSGSAPEADWMMAIALLGLVANGYCLYLIAKHRQGEVHMRASWIFTQNDVIANVSVIIAGGLVALFRSPYPDLIVGFGIASLVLWGGIRIVRDARQAVMNTPVE; encoded by the coding sequence ATGTCCGATTGTGGTTGCCACATCGAAGCAAGAAATGCGGCGGAGCGCAAAACCCTGCGCATTGTGCTGCTGATCAACGTGCTCATGTTTTTTATGGAGGTGATTACTGGCATCCTTGCTCATTCCACAGCGCTGATTGCTGATTCTCTTGATATGCTTGCCGATGCTCTCGTCTATGGCCTCTCCCTCTATGCCGTGGGGCGTTCTCCAAGGCACAAAACCCGTGCGGCAGGTCTGAGTGGTCTTTTTCAGATGACCCTTGCAGTTTTAATTTTGGGAGATGTGATCCGTCGCTTTGTCAGCGGTAGTGCCCCAGAGGCAGATTGGATGATGGCGATCGCTCTCCTTGGACTGGTGGCCAATGGCTACTGCCTTTACTTGATTGCCAAACATCGGCAAGGGGAGGTGCACATGCGCGCCAGTTGGATTTTTACCCAAAATGACGTGATTGCCAATGTCAGCGTAATTATCGCCGGCGGGCTGGTCGCCCTCTTTCGATCCCCTTATCCTGATTTGATTGTGGGTTTTGGCATCGCCAGCCTTGTGCTCTGGGGAGGAATTCGTATTGTGCGGGATGCAAGGCAGGCGGTGATGAACACCCCTGTAGAATAA
- a CDS encoding transposase, giving the protein MASFATLVKSILNRLSPCDYPVLNSQLFFKIWLTYVLDQGLTSMRALFYRLNHAGITVDMSTFSKANKTRTTSLFEGIYTQLMSQAQKRHRTSSMTLFPIDSTIITLTSKLFWFYKYHQVKLLTGFDLTENIMGKAVISFGERHDLSFQEEILEMIPENAVVIMDRGFASWQFLE; this is encoded by the coding sequence ATGGCATCTTTTGCAACTCTTGTCAAGTCCATTCTCAATCGGCTCAGCCCCTGTGACTACCCCGTGCTGAACTCTCAATTGTTCTTCAAAATCTGGTTGACCTACGTTCTCGACCAAGGGTTAACCAGTATGAGAGCCTTATTTTATCGCTTGAATCATGCAGGGATTACAGTGGATATGTCCACGTTTTCCAAAGCCAACAAAACTCGGACAACCAGCTTATTTGAGGGGATTTACACTCAACTGATGTCTCAAGCTCAAAAGAGACATCGTACTTCAAGCATGACGCTGTTTCCTATCGATTCAACCATCATTACCCTGACCAGTAAACTCTTTTGGTTCTATAAATATCATCAAGTGAAGTTACTTACGGGATTTGATTTAACAGAGAACATCATGGGTAAAGCGGTGATTTCTTTTGGGGAGAGACATGACCTGAGCTTTCAAGAGGAGATTCTAGAAATGATCCCTGAGAACGCTGTTGTAATCATGGATAGAGGGTTTGCGAGCTGGCAATTTTTAGAGTGA
- a CDS encoding DEAD/DEAH box helicase: MHDLLGTYQRLDRIYQLYIKSAFPLRYPALGKERDRRLQFLRDPHNPVLSIPPLVEPLPIYPPSGMSLSEAARNLPREYQDLDQLGQTLFDDGIQLYQHQWQSLREVIVDQRDIVVTTGTGSGKTECFLLPLLAELAKESQSWTAPNAKPANQRWWDETDNPRGDWVAQRSHETRPAAVRALILYPLNALVEDQLRRLRKVLDSPTVHEWLDRTRAGNRITFGRYTGLTPVPGTKTRLNRRNEQVTNSVKLNELRTIMRTMEQEYQNLQSGIESDPSLLNDMPDLRFYFPRLDGGEMRSRWDMQDHPPDILITNYSMLNIMMMRSIENNIFDATKRWLESNPENKFYLIIDELHAYRGTAGTEVAYILRLLYYRLGLTADSPQLRILTTTASLEAGQEGNDFLRQFFGRGDFSLITGEQTPPREGARLNINQYSDVFAQFARSVQPDPFRPMQPPDIESSLPYITTLAENLGTFSSDSDPRRQLGEALENIEAADAIRDACRAVNGSVRATDVRDLDDQLFPNARELGQLTSDAMRGFLMALGMSTLANGRSPQPVRGHLFFHNLQNLWACTNPNCTDPAVDQELRNSQPKPSRPTIGAIHANHSLSCSCGSRVLDLIVCEVCGEVLVGGYKATRKVGNTTVEILTPDQPDLEGIPDAVILSQKYGNYRIFWPLPNDRNPWETQPQDEQWTHNGIKCKWTKAKLDHVTGMLDQSNTPPRKNQVPGWLYQVMGSGSDEASAFPSKCPRCDADYSRRKIFPTPLHTHRTGFQKACQVIAGGLLREMPAPAPQSIRSPRKLVIFSDSRQDAAKLAAGMERDHYRDMVRLLLIQSFKDYWGDLLSFVKQTCTNQDILDRIEDLNPRLRNDLNLPNSSDDMERYKRFANAYPTLTTEALSWIRNLPSANESARSEWLRMLRDYPNRVPLLDLRRKLRDSLLQYGICPGGTDLSALNYSVGQGAGKEWHPWFECYDWPDDWGKPVVQVYPITPEQTNHCDRLEAKLADEMMYAIFIHSARVLENIGQGWVSYSPVGNASDVLVQVVDAVIRQLGIRRLHRYSSYFHPGTNQNLPGYSERYCNCIANVSSADVLKQLAGSNAGIASSESLVLDPDRLYLVPPPPTQLNSDGTRPGYRCPQCNAFYLHPAGGICPECNTSKNKNAPIVRLEPSQSRSDFDYYTYLSEQSGNPFRMNAAELTGQTDKDERPKRQRWFQDVFISQEIPKVQGIDLLSVTTTMEAGVDIGALLAVMMSNMPPRRFNYQQRVGRAGRRSAGVSLAVTFCRGRSHDDFYFQRPESITGDPPPPPYVDMRSEEIFRRVLIKEVLRQSFKEKEISSSLELTDSVHGEFGKVEDWHKYKPQIIAWLQDNSNESKILSILKALKIQVDLSTEDSQFLTYLRNDLIPEIDRIVADATYTQNNLSERLANAGYLPMFGFPTRVRLLYTKWSNKETIDRDLDIAIGQFAPGSQTVRDRAVHTACGVVELVPQNNGNYVDVKPSFSPPLSEPNQALGLCSNCQAVVYPYQPDQSITGSKIDQLFECPVCHQQSLRSLDAREPKGFFTNLKPEDYDGQFEWQPRSTRPTVSINSPAGNPILVLNANVSSVSDRIISINDNGGRGGFDFQNASVFGNPKSGAYVVADAIEGSDRVTGSGQKYKIALLSRRRTDILLVNIARWSEGVFADPMTVEGRAAWYSFAFWLRIAASAYLDVDPLELQAGFRTLAQDGKVVGQAFLCDSLENGAGYCNFLANPHQFEKVMAQSDPNNSLSIAYRWLNSQGHGRNCDTSCNDCLRDYRNLAYHGLLDWRLALDMARLVRDSSVTIDLASNWGNFPNPWQSLVTGAISTTFQHLGYGSPTQFANLTGFVKNQRNNSVIRIIRHPLWNDRHTEWIEAVADARTRYPNYQIEHANPLIALRRPGDYV, encoded by the coding sequence ATGCATGACTTACTTGGCACATATCAAAGACTTGATCGCATTTATCAACTTTACATCAAGAGTGCATTTCCCTTGCGGTATCCTGCCCTAGGCAAAGAACGCGATCGCCGCTTGCAATTTCTTCGTGATCCCCATAATCCTGTCCTGAGTATTCCACCCCTAGTTGAGCCATTACCAATTTATCCCCCATCAGGCATGAGCTTGTCTGAGGCTGCAAGAAATTTACCAAGAGAATATCAAGACTTAGACCAACTTGGACAAACTCTCTTTGATGATGGAATTCAGCTTTATCAGCATCAATGGCAAAGTTTACGAGAGGTGATCGTTGATCAAAGAGATATTGTGGTTACAACGGGAACAGGATCGGGTAAAACAGAGTGCTTTCTCTTGCCACTTTTAGCTGAGTTAGCCAAAGAATCTCAAAGCTGGACAGCACCTAATGCTAAACCTGCAAATCAACGCTGGTGGGATGAAACTGATAATCCTCGTGGTGATTGGGTTGCTCAAAGGAGCCATGAAACTCGTCCTGCGGCTGTACGCGCCTTGATTCTCTATCCCTTGAATGCTTTGGTAGAAGACCAATTACGCCGATTACGCAAAGTTTTAGATAGTCCTACTGTGCATGAATGGCTCGATCGTACTAGAGCAGGAAACCGCATTACCTTTGGACGCTACACAGGGCTTACCCCTGTACCTGGAACAAAAACTAGGCTAAACCGTAGAAATGAGCAGGTAACCAATTCAGTCAAGTTGAATGAATTAAGAACTATCATGCGAACTATGGAACAGGAATATCAAAATCTTCAAAGTGGTATTGAAAGTGATCCATCACTGCTTAATGACATGCCAGATTTACGCTTCTACTTTCCAAGATTAGATGGTGGTGAAATGCGATCGCGCTGGGATATGCAAGACCATCCCCCTGATATTTTGATCACCAACTATTCAATGCTGAATATCATGATGATGCGAAGTATCGAAAACAATATATTTGATGCTACAAAGAGATGGTTAGAAAGTAATCCAGAAAATAAATTCTACTTAATTATTGATGAGCTGCATGCCTATCGGGGTACAGCGGGTACAGAAGTTGCCTACATCCTTCGCCTGTTATACTATCGCCTCGGTTTAACTGCTGATTCACCCCAACTGAGAATCTTAACGACCACAGCTAGTTTAGAAGCAGGACAAGAGGGAAACGACTTTCTGCGGCAGTTTTTTGGTCGGGGGGACTTTAGTTTGATTACTGGGGAGCAAACTCCACCTAGAGAAGGAGCACGGTTAAATATCAATCAATATAGCGATGTTTTTGCTCAGTTTGCTCGCTCAGTTCAGCCCGATCCATTTCGTCCCATGCAACCACCTGATATTGAATCATCACTGCCATACATAACTACTTTGGCAGAAAATTTAGGAACTTTCAGTAGTGACTCTGACCCACGCAGACAACTGGGTGAAGCTCTAGAAAATATAGAAGCGGCAGATGCTATCAGAGATGCTTGTAGAGCCGTCAATGGTAGTGTTCGTGCTACTGATGTAAGAGATTTAGATGATCAGCTTTTTCCCAATGCTAGAGAACTAGGACAGCTTACTTCTGATGCTATGCGAGGATTTTTAATGGCATTGGGAATGAGTACCTTGGCTAACGGCCGATCGCCCCAACCAGTGAGAGGTCATTTATTTTTCCATAACTTGCAAAATCTTTGGGCTTGTACTAATCCCAATTGTACCGATCCAGCCGTTGATCAAGAGTTACGAAATAGTCAGCCAAAACCAAGTAGACCAACTATAGGAGCAATTCATGCCAACCATAGTTTATCTTGCTCCTGCGGTTCTCGTGTCTTAGATTTAATTGTTTGTGAAGTCTGTGGCGAAGTCCTAGTGGGCGGATACAAAGCTACAAGAAAGGTAGGAAATACTACTGTGGAAATTCTCACTCCCGATCAACCTGACTTGGAAGGAATTCCAGATGCGGTTATATTAAGTCAAAAGTATGGCAACTATCGCATTTTTTGGCCCCTACCTAATGATCGCAATCCTTGGGAAACTCAACCTCAAGATGAGCAATGGACTCACAATGGAATTAAGTGTAAATGGACTAAAGCAAAACTAGATCATGTAACTGGAATGCTTGATCAGTCGAATACACCGCCAAGGAAAAATCAGGTACCAGGTTGGCTTTATCAAGTGATGGGTAGTGGCTCAGATGAAGCTTCCGCTTTTCCGAGTAAGTGTCCCCGATGTGATGCAGACTACAGCAGAAGAAAAATATTTCCAACTCCACTGCATACCCATCGCACAGGTTTTCAGAAGGCTTGTCAGGTGATTGCAGGCGGCTTGTTGAGAGAAATGCCTGCACCTGCCCCTCAAAGTATTCGTTCTCCTCGTAAATTGGTGATTTTTTCTGATAGTCGTCAAGATGCGGCAAAACTGGCGGCGGGGATGGAGCGAGATCACTATCGAGATATGGTGCGATTACTACTAATTCAATCCTTTAAGGATTATTGGGGAGATTTATTATCATTTGTGAAACAAACCTGCACGAACCAAGATATTCTTGACAGAATAGAAGATTTGAATCCTAGGCTGAGAAATGATCTGAATCTACCTAATTCATCAGATGACATGGAGCGGTACAAACGCTTTGCTAATGCCTATCCTACTCTCACAACAGAGGCACTTTCTTGGATTAGGAATCTTCCTTCTGCCAACGAATCGGCAAGAAGTGAATGGCTAAGAATGCTCCGAGATTATCCAAATCGTGTCCCCCTCTTGGATTTAAGGCGCAAATTAAGAGACTCTTTATTGCAGTATGGAATTTGTCCAGGGGGGACTGATCTCAGTGCTCTAAACTACTCAGTAGGTCAGGGCGCTGGAAAAGAATGGCATCCTTGGTTTGAGTGCTATGACTGGCCAGATGACTGGGGCAAACCAGTGGTTCAAGTATATCCTATTACTCCTGAACAGACTAATCATTGTGATCGCCTAGAAGCAAAATTAGCTGATGAGATGATGTACGCTATATTCATTCATTCAGCTAGGGTACTTGAGAATATTGGACAAGGGTGGGTTAGCTATTCACCTGTCGGGAATGCCTCTGATGTTTTGGTTCAAGTCGTGGATGCTGTCATTCGCCAATTAGGTATCCGCCGACTTCATAGATACTCCAGTTATTTCCATCCAGGGACTAATCAAAACTTACCCGGCTATTCTGAAAGATATTGCAACTGTATCGCTAATGTTTCTTCCGCTGATGTTCTAAAACAGCTTGCTGGCTCTAATGCAGGCATAGCTAGTAGTGAGAGTCTTGTTCTCGATCCAGACAGACTTTATCTTGTACCTCCTCCTCCTACACAATTGAATAGTGATGGCACTCGCCCCGGTTATCGCTGTCCCCAATGCAATGCTTTTTATCTTCATCCTGCGGGTGGAATTTGTCCTGAATGCAATACTTCCAAAAATAAAAATGCGCCAATAGTAAGGCTTGAACCTAGCCAAAGCAGATCGGATTTTGATTACTACACTTATCTTTCGGAGCAGTCGGGGAATCCTTTTCGGATGAATGCGGCAGAACTCACAGGACAAACGGATAAGGATGAGCGACCAAAACGCCAGCGCTGGTTTCAAGATGTATTCATCAGTCAAGAAATTCCCAAGGTTCAAGGCATTGATCTTTTAAGCGTAACGACCACAATGGAGGCTGGTGTTGATATTGGAGCGTTATTGGCGGTGATGATGTCTAATATGCCCCCCCGCAGATTCAACTATCAGCAACGGGTAGGACGGGCAGGACGGCGTAGTGCAGGAGTTTCTCTAGCGGTTACTTTCTGTAGGGGTAGAAGTCATGACGATTTTTATTTCCAGCGTCCAGAGAGCATTACGGGTGATCCACCTCCCCCACCCTATGTGGATATGCGTAGTGAGGAGATTTTTAGGCGAGTGTTGATCAAGGAAGTTTTACGACAGTCATTTAAAGAAAAAGAGATTAGTAGCTCTTTGGAGCTAACTGATAGCGTGCATGGTGAGTTTGGCAAAGTTGAAGACTGGCATAAATACAAACCTCAAATTATTGCTTGGTTGCAGGATAATTCTAATGAGTCAAAAATTCTATCTATTTTAAAGGCATTAAAAATCCAAGTTGATTTAAGCACAGAAGACTCTCAATTTCTGACTTATCTTCGTAATGACCTTATTCCTGAAATTGATCGTATTGTGGCAGATGCTACCTACACTCAAAATAATTTGAGCGAGCGATTAGCAAATGCAGGATACTTGCCTATGTTTGGCTTTCCAACTAGGGTAAGGCTTCTCTACACCAAATGGTCAAATAAAGAAACCATCGATCGTGATTTGGATATAGCGATCGGTCAGTTTGCGCCAGGTTCTCAGACTGTAAGAGATAGAGCAGTGCATACCGCCTGTGGAGTTGTGGAGTTAGTACCTCAAAACAATGGTAACTACGTTGATGTTAAGCCTAGTTTTTCGCCCCCTTTATCTGAGCCTAACCAAGCACTGGGGTTATGCAGTAATTGTCAAGCCGTAGTTTATCCCTATCAACCTGATCAATCTATTACTGGCAGTAAAATAGATCAACTTTTTGAATGCCCTGTGTGCCATCAACAAAGTTTACGATCTTTGGATGCTAGAGAACCAAAAGGTTTTTTTACGAATTTGAAACCAGAGGATTATGATGGGCAGTTTGAGTGGCAACCTCGCTCGACCCGCCCCACTGTTAGTATCAATTCTCCTGCTGGTAATCCAATCTTAGTTTTGAACGCTAATGTTTCTTCTGTAAGCGATCGCATTATTTCAATCAATGATAATGGCGGGAGGGGAGGGTTCGATTTTCAAAATGCCTCAGTATTCGGTAACCCCAAATCAGGAGCTTATGTAGTTGCCGATGCCATTGAAGGGAGCGATCGTGTTACTGGTTCAGGGCAGAAATATAAAATTGCACTTCTTTCACGGCGCAGAACTGACATTCTCTTGGTAAACATTGCCCGGTGGAGTGAGGGGGTATTTGCTGATCCAATGACGGTAGAAGGGAGAGCGGCATGGTATTCCTTCGCTTTTTGGCTCAGGATTGCCGCCTCTGCTTATTTAGATGTCGATCCGCTGGAATTGCAAGCAGGATTTCGTACATTAGCTCAAGATGGCAAAGTTGTAGGCCAAGCGTTTCTCTGTGACAGTTTGGAGAATGGTGCAGGCTACTGCAATTTTTTAGCCAATCCTCATCAATTTGAGAAAGTCATGGCTCAATCAGACCCTAATAATTCTCTGTCAATAGCCTACCGTTGGCTGAATTCTCAAGGTCACGGCAGAAACTGTGATACTTCTTGTAATGACTGTTTGCGGGATTATCGAAATCTTGCCTATCATGGTCTCCTAGACTGGCGATTGGCTTTGGATATGGCTCGATTGGTCAGAGACTCATCCGTTACTATAGACTTAGCCTCTAATTGGGGGAATTTCCCTAATCCTTGGCAAAGTTTAGTAACTGGTGCAATTTCTACAACTTTTCAACACCTTGGTTATGGCAGTCCTACTCAGTTTGCTAATCTAACTGGTTTTGTGAAAAATCAGAGAAACAACAGTGTGATTCGAATTATCCGCCATCCCTTGTGGAACGATCGGCATACTGAATGGATAGAAGCTGTGGCAGATGCTAGAACACGATACCCTAACTATCAGATTGAACATGCTAATCCTTTGATTGCCCTCCGACGACCCGGAGATTATGTTTAG
- a CDS encoding PD-(D/E)XK nuclease family protein, translating into MEREEIIALIQRELPQLVAQDPSLRDLILRMVLDVSLPRREADIKFDRILSELQRDREEQSRRWQEQDRKWQEQVRRWEEQDRRWQEQAKRWEEQDRRWQEQAKRWEEQDRRWQEQAKRWEEQDRRWQEQAKRWEEQDRRWHEQLAEIRRLDKRFDSTIGALGARWGIASETSFRNALAGILTESFGVEVLNLTLYDHEGEVFGRPDQVELDLIIKNGLTIACEIKSSIDKAGMYIFDRKVNFYARHHQRQIDRKIVISPMVDPRARPVAEALGIELYSYADSVEGL; encoded by the coding sequence ATGGAGCGAGAGGAAATTATTGCGCTCATTCAGCGTGAGCTACCGCAGCTTGTGGCTCAAGATCCCAGCTTGAGAGATTTGATCCTGCGCATGGTCTTGGACGTTTCTCTGCCTCGCCGTGAGGCAGATATCAAGTTTGACCGTATCCTCAGCGAACTACAGCGCGATCGCGAGGAACAGTCACGCCGTTGGCAGGAACAAGACCGCAAGTGGCAAGAACAGGTCCGGCGTTGGGAAGAACAGGATCGCAGGTGGCAAGAGCAGGCCAAGCGCTGGGAAGAACAGGATCGCAGGTGGCAAGAGCAGGCCAAGCGCTGGGAAGAACAGGACCGCCGCTGGCAAGAACAGGCCAAGCGTTGGGAAGAACAGGACCGCCGCTGGCAAGAACAGGCCAAGCGTTGGGAAGAACAGGATCGCAGGTGGCATGAGCAACTTGCAGAGATTCGGCGTCTTGACAAGCGCTTTGACAGTACAATTGGAGCCCTTGGTGCTCGCTGGGGAATTGCTTCAGAAACCAGCTTTCGCAACGCCCTCGCGGGCATTTTGACGGAATCCTTTGGGGTTGAGGTTTTGAACTTAACCCTCTACGACCATGAGGGTGAAGTCTTTGGTCGCCCTGATCAGGTGGAGCTAGACTTGATTATCAAAAATGGCTTAACCATTGCCTGTGAAATCAAATCTTCTATTGATAAGGCAGGGATGTATATCTTTGACCGTAAGGTGAATTTCTATGCGCGGCATCACCAGCGCCAAATTGACCGCAAAATTGTGATTTCGCCAATGGTTGATCCACGCGCACGACCGGTGGCTGAGGCGCTAGGGATTGAACTCTATAGTTATGCCGACTCAGTGGAGGGCTTGTAA
- the fumC gene encoding class II fumarate hydratase → MTIATRLEYDSLGAIEVPADCYWGAQTARSLKYFPISHERMPLEVIHAMARLKKAAAIANRDLGVLATDKAAWIMQAADEVIEGRWDDQFPLSIWQTGSGTQTNMNVNEVIANRAIELAGGVKGSKTPIHPNDHVNCSQSSNDTFPAAMHIATVIELQERLLPMLRHLLAVLQEKVTAFADIIKIGRTHLMDAVPLTLGQEFSGYASQIAACQGHIEYALQHLYPLAIGGTAVGTGLNAPAGFGDRVAAELAQMTGYPFCKAENPFAALAAHDPLVMLSGVLKTLAAAMMKMANDIRWLASGPRCGLGELILPANEPGSSIMPGKVNPTQCEALTMVCVQVMGNDAAVGIAGSQGNFELNVYKPLIIHNVLRSIELLSDAGEAFTQFCLAGIEPNREQIQRHLQRSLMLVTALNPHIGYDKAAAVAKKAYSEGKTLKEAAVELGYLTAEEFDQWVRPELMLGEKGTN, encoded by the coding sequence ATGACAATTGCAACTCGCCTAGAATACGACTCCCTCGGCGCCATTGAGGTACCAGCGGACTGCTACTGGGGTGCCCAGACGGCGCGCTCCCTAAAGTATTTTCCCATCAGTCACGAGCGCATGCCCCTCGAGGTTATTCATGCCATGGCACGGCTAAAGAAGGCAGCCGCGATCGCCAACCGCGATTTAGGGGTTTTAGCTACCGATAAAGCAGCATGGATTATGCAAGCAGCCGATGAGGTCATTGAAGGGCGCTGGGATGATCAGTTTCCCCTTTCCATCTGGCAGACCGGCAGCGGTACCCAAACCAATATGAATGTGAATGAGGTGATTGCCAACCGTGCCATTGAACTGGCGGGGGGCGTTAAGGGGAGCAAAACTCCGATCCACCCCAATGACCATGTGAACTGTAGCCAGTCTTCTAATGACACCTTTCCGGCGGCGATGCATATTGCCACAGTGATTGAGCTGCAGGAGCGACTGCTGCCGATGTTGCGGCACTTACTGGCCGTATTGCAGGAAAAGGTCACCGCTTTTGCCGACATTATTAAAATTGGGCGCACCCACTTAATGGATGCCGTGCCTCTCACCCTTGGCCAAGAATTCTCGGGCTATGCCAGTCAAATTGCTGCCTGTCAAGGCCATATTGAGTACGCACTCCAGCATCTGTATCCCCTTGCCATTGGCGGTACGGCCGTGGGGACGGGTTTGAATGCCCCCGCCGGCTTTGGCGATCGCGTGGCGGCAGAATTAGCCCAAATGACGGGGTATCCCTTCTGCAAAGCCGAGAACCCCTTTGCTGCCTTGGCCGCCCATGATCCCTTGGTGATGCTCAGTGGTGTCCTGAAAACATTGGCCGCAGCAATGATGAAAATGGCCAATGATATTCGTTGGTTGGCTTCAGGCCCCCGCTGTGGTTTAGGAGAACTGATCCTACCCGCCAATGAGCCGGGGTCGTCGATTATGCCCGGCAAGGTGAATCCCACCCAATGTGAAGCCCTAACAATGGTCTGTGTGCAAGTGATGGGCAACGACGCCGCAGTGGGGATAGCGGGCAGTCAAGGGAATTTTGAACTCAATGTTTATAAGCCCCTGATCATTCACAATGTGCTGCGCTCCATTGAACTGCTGAGTGATGCCGGGGAAGCCTTTACCCAGTTTTGTCTAGCGGGCATTGAACCCAATCGGGAGCAAATTCAGCGCCATTTGCAGCGATCGCTCATGTTGGTAACGGCCTTGAACCCCCACATTGGCTACGACAAGGCAGCAGCCGTCGCAAAAAAGGCCTACAGCGAAGGTAAAACCCTGAAGGAAGCGGCGGTGGAATTGGGGTATCTCACGGCTGAGGAATTTGATCAGTGGGTGCGGCCAGAGTTGATGCTGGGTGAAAAGGGCACTAATTGA